A genomic window from Pseudanabaenaceae cyanobacterium SKYG29 includes:
- a CDS encoding alpha/beta fold hydrolase: protein MVYGRFSVQGRDWLWRGWQIRYQFTSGPGEVPVLFLHGFGASGRHWRHNLGALGSRYRAYTLDLLGFGASEKVATYYSLELWVEQVHDFYQGLVGQPLVVVGNSLGALVGLLFAYRYPQAVRGVVTVSLPDVAEMERSIPAPVRPVKQFLEGTIGGVLATPLFYIFRQPWIIRWVLSGFVYGHKQQNIDRELVEIIASPARERQAVIAFNWLNRGMSRSQSIPSAKQIIPALKVPLLIVWGSNDRVIPPKPAKKLASYSPLAEVAILKGLGHCPQDEDPQQFNQLLLDWLDRAVVG from the coding sequence ATGGTTTACGGTCGTTTTTCTGTCCAAGGGCGGGACTGGCTATGGCGCGGCTGGCAAATTCGCTACCAATTCACGAGCGGGCCGGGGGAGGTGCCTGTTTTATTTCTCCATGGTTTTGGTGCTTCTGGCCGCCACTGGCGGCATAACTTGGGGGCGCTGGGGAGTCGTTACAGGGCTTACACCCTCGACCTACTGGGGTTTGGGGCGTCGGAAAAGGTCGCTACCTATTATAGTCTCGAGCTGTGGGTAGAGCAGGTGCACGACTTTTACCAGGGATTGGTGGGACAGCCATTGGTAGTGGTGGGTAATTCCCTGGGCGCTTTGGTGGGCTTGTTGTTTGCCTATCGCTATCCCCAAGCCGTGCGGGGAGTGGTAACGGTCAGCTTGCCCGATGTAGCGGAGATGGAACGATCGATTCCTGCGCCTGTCCGTCCCGTCAAGCAGTTTTTGGAGGGCACGATCGGGGGTGTATTGGCAACTCCCCTTTTTTACATATTCCGCCAACCCTGGATAATCCGCTGGGTTTTAAGTGGTTTTGTCTATGGGCACAAGCAACAAAATATCGATAGGGAACTAGTAGAAATTATCGCTAGTCCTGCCAGGGAGCGCCAGGCGGTGATCGCTTTCAACTGGCTGAATCGTGGTATGTCCCGCAGTCAGAGTATCCCCAGTGCGAAACAAATAATTCCTGCCCTCAAAGTACCCCTGTTGATTGTCTGGGGCAGTAACGATCGGGTCATTCCCCCTAAACCTGCGAAAAAGTTAGCCAGTTATTCCCCCCTAGCGGAAGTGGCTATCCTTAAGGGCTTAGGTCACTGTCCCCAGGATGAGGACCCCCAGCAGTTTAATCAATTACTTCTGGACTGGCTCGATCGCGCCGTCGTGGGCTAA
- a CDS encoding 5-formyltetrahydrofolate cyclo-ligase, whose translation MGTQQLVDREELRRLYRQQRQQIPAEVHQAKSLALCDQIAQWSVFQQARLVLAFISHRGEPDLSPLIKAFPSKTWAVPRCQGENLSFHHFTPATPLTPNQWGILEPPVTTPVLIPDGRTLCLVPGLAFDRRGNRLGSGRGYYDRFLCRHLYCIKVGTAFQEFILPVLSVKTWDIPMDYLAHDGAIEPVQK comes from the coding sequence ATGGGAACGCAGCAACTAGTTGACCGCGAAGAGTTACGGCGACTTTACAGACAACAACGCCAGCAAATCCCCGCCGAAGTGCACCAGGCAAAAAGTCTTGCCCTCTGTGACCAGATTGCCCAATGGTCGGTGTTTCAGCAGGCACGGCTCGTCTTGGCTTTTATCAGTCATCGGGGCGAACCTGATTTAAGTCCTCTAATTAAAGCCTTCCCCAGCAAAACCTGGGCTGTACCCCGCTGCCAAGGAGAAAACCTGTCTTTTCATCACTTTACACCTGCTACCCCCCTTACTCCCAACCAATGGGGCATTCTGGAACCCCCTGTCACTACCCCTGTGTTAATTCCCGATGGACGTACCCTCTGTCTAGTCCCAGGGCTTGCCTTCGATCGGCGGGGCAACCGTCTGGGGTCGGGGCGAGGTTATTACGATCGGTTTTTGTGCCGTCACCTTTACTGCATCAAAGTGGGGACGGCCTTCCAGGAATTTATCCTCCCTGTCCTCAGCGTCAAGACTTGGGATATACCGATGGACTATTTAGCCCACGACGGCGCGATCGAGCCAGTCCAGAAGTAA
- a CDS encoding 3'(2'),5'-bisphosphate nucleotidase CysQ, which yields MHQQLSEWLPLVKSIAWQAAAVILAYYQQQSDLDIQDKGGEEGPVTKADIASNEVILQGLQKQFGTAQFAYLSEETDDDLSRLDRDWVWIIDPLDGTHEFVERKGEFAIHIGLAYQQRPVLGIVALPALGKLYSAAAGQGAYVEDREGNVSKLQVSDRTDPATMVVIASRSHRGPKLNHILSHVPKAQEYAVGSIGGKFAALAEGKADYYISVSGQSAPKDWDYCAPELILQEAGGRLTRFDGSVLTYNNPDIVQWGDIIASNGHNHDYLCQLCQRAAQQFAQL from the coding sequence ATGCACCAACAACTATCAGAATGGTTACCCCTAGTGAAGTCGATCGCTTGGCAGGCAGCAGCGGTCATCCTTGCCTACTATCAACAGCAGAGTGATTTAGACATTCAAGATAAAGGTGGGGAGGAAGGACCAGTAACCAAAGCCGATATTGCCAGCAATGAGGTAATTTTACAGGGCTTACAAAAACAATTTGGCACTGCCCAATTTGCCTATCTCAGTGAAGAGACGGATGACGACCTAAGCAGACTCGATCGGGACTGGGTATGGATTATTGACCCCCTAGATGGCACCCATGAATTTGTCGAACGCAAAGGAGAATTTGCCATACATATAGGGCTGGCGTATCAGCAGCGACCCGTTTTGGGGATAGTGGCATTACCCGCCTTGGGCAAACTCTATAGCGCAGCGGCAGGGCAAGGGGCATACGTAGAAGACAGAGAGGGAAATGTGAGCAAATTGCAGGTATCCGATCGGACAGACCCCGCCACTATGGTAGTCATTGCCAGTCGGAGCCACCGTGGTCCTAAACTGAACCACATTCTCAGTCACGTACCCAAGGCGCAGGAATATGCCGTAGGCAGTATTGGGGGGAAATTTGCGGCTCTAGCAGAAGGCAAGGCTGACTACTATATCTCTGTGTCGGGGCAATCCGCACCGAAGGACTGGGATTATTGTGCCCCAGAATTAATCCTCCAGGAAGCAGGGGGCAGACTCACTCGTTTTGATGGTTCTGTGCTTACCTACAACAATCCTGATATAGTGCAATGGGGAGATATTATTGCCAGTAATGGGCACAATCACGACTATTTGTGTCAACTTTGTCAAAGGGCAGCGCAGCAATTTGCTCAACTCTAA
- a CDS encoding efflux RND transporter periplasmic adaptor subunit, with translation MGRRIGLVIVAGIGGLWLSSCRTNSPSTQAQTPPPARLGAQSTVNVDVAVAKLETIDQPRQYTGTTNPNREVTLRARVEGQLLELAVDRGDLVQQGQIIGRQDDGVLKANVLQSAAELAAREAELARIQTLVANAKAQVERARLELQQAQADARRLNQLAKAGAITPQQAEQAETKANTARQTLKATEAQLQSQQAEVATAQKRVEAQRAILQQAEERLAYTVIRSPITGIVTAKTAEAGNLLQGGNEIVKIADFATVKVVVEVSELDRANLSLGQSATVKLDALPNQEFVGQITRISPTADPRSRLIPVEVELNNEQQTIGSGLLARVTFVPQKSKKVVTAPATALRTAGRPNDKESKIFVVKRSGETITVESRPVKIGKEIDGKVVIRSGLAPGEEYVVRSGRPLKDGDKVAVSVLSQRKGEKHDRPGN, from the coding sequence ATGGGGCGCAGGATCGGTCTGGTGATAGTAGCGGGCATTGGGGGGTTATGGCTCAGTAGCTGCCGGACTAATTCCCCTTCCACCCAGGCACAAACTCCTCCCCCTGCTCGCTTAGGGGCACAAAGTACTGTCAATGTCGATGTAGCGGTAGCGAAGCTGGAAACGATCGACCAACCCCGTCAGTATACAGGGACAACCAACCCCAACCGAGAAGTGACCCTCAGAGCCAGAGTAGAGGGACAGCTACTAGAACTAGCGGTCGATCGGGGAGACCTAGTACAACAGGGGCAGATTATTGGTCGCCAGGATGACGGTGTGTTAAAAGCCAATGTGTTGCAGTCAGCAGCGGAGCTGGCAGCCCGGGAAGCCGAGCTAGCCCGCATCCAAACCCTAGTAGCCAATGCCAAAGCCCAGGTAGAGCGTGCCCGACTGGAGTTACAACAGGCACAGGCGGATGCCCGCCGACTAAACCAACTAGCAAAAGCAGGGGCAATCACTCCCCAGCAGGCAGAACAGGCAGAGACCAAGGCAAACACGGCGCGGCAAACCCTCAAAGCGACAGAGGCGCAGTTACAATCCCAGCAGGCGGAGGTAGCTACTGCTCAAAAACGGGTGGAAGCGCAAAGGGCAATTTTGCAACAGGCAGAGGAAAGACTGGCTTATACGGTCATTCGTTCTCCTATTACAGGCATTGTGACAGCCAAAACCGCAGAAGCGGGCAATCTACTCCAAGGGGGCAATGAGATTGTTAAAATTGCCGATTTTGCCACAGTCAAAGTTGTAGTGGAGGTGTCAGAACTCGATCGGGCTAATCTCTCCCTCGGTCAGAGTGCCACGGTCAAGCTAGATGCCTTACCCAACCAGGAATTTGTAGGGCAGATCACCCGTATTTCTCCCACTGCTGACCCCCGTTCCCGCCTGATTCCCGTAGAGGTGGAGTTAAACAATGAGCAACAGACAATTGGCAGTGGTCTCTTAGCCAGAGTCACCTTTGTGCCTCAGAAGAGCAAGAAAGTCGTGACAGCCCCTGCTACTGCCCTGCGTACAGCGGGCAGACCCAATGATAAAGAGAGTAAGATTTTTGTTGTCAAACGATCGGGGGAGACAATCACTGTAGAATCACGCCCTGTCAAAATCGGCAAAGAAATAGATGGCAAAGTGGTGATTCGATCGGGGTTAGCCCCGGGGGAAGAATACGTCGTTAGGAGTGGCAGACCCCTAAAAGATGGGGACAAAGTGGCAGTGAGTGTCCTATCACAAAGGAAGGGAGAAAAGCATGACAGACCAGGGAATTAG
- a CDS encoding efflux RND transporter permease subunit, which produces MTDQGISISRLAIRRHIGTLVLSLAVVVLGLFAVTRLQVDLLPGITYPRIAVQLNIPGIAPEVAVDEVTKPLEASLAATEGVTQIFSRTQEGRVRVDLFFAPGSNLDQALNDVTATYNRGRSRLPDNIEDARIFKFDPSQLPVYEFALTSPSLSPLTLRIFAEEELARELSVVPGVAAVDVVGGQTEEVTVKLDFARLQAQGLTVADVLTALQKRNQDISGGRLAGKIFEPLTRTIGRFASVQEIEELSLTVNGKQVYLRDFATVTDGSAEQRLFVTLNGEPAVKVTVQKQPDANTIVVVDGVKQKLEQLKQQGLIPPDAVLTVTLDDSRFIRSAIKSVVQAGVTGAILAALAVLLFLGSLRQTLIILISIPLSILAAVIVMALCNFSLNLFSLGGLALGVGIVVDNSIVMLESIAVGTGMAVGQSASSLGWKDTIERAIISSQKVESALVASTATNIVAVLPFLLIGGFISLLFNELVLTIVFAVAASIVVAVTVVPALASRLLAVRASSGIGRWWLFRQFHDWFTAATDGYGWLLKHLLRWRLLVLSLTFIICGVSSWWMARQVPQEILPPINTGLVNIIAQFPAGTTLNTNQQVMTMVEDILRQEPETQYIFATIGGVVFGNNATANPLRSSTTITLKPGSDVFRYVEKVKQKLNKLNLAGIRLRVNPGRVRGIILNNSPTPGTEIDVLLQGNDLLTLERTGRQILRTLEEKVTGANFRPETDARQPEIQINPNWERLERLGLTVADLGQTITTAIIGSVPTQLQRGNRLVDVRVRLDRAEISEPSQLEQLPLFTREGQTVRLCDVAQIKSGTAPGEILRVNQKNVFVISGNLNRGASLSQAIQEVEQTLKETELPPGITILPSSAAEANRQLQQSLQVLGLLATFLVFVVMAVQYNSLIDPLVIMFTVPLALAGGILGLFVTKTAIGATVVVGAVLLVGIVVNNAIIMVELANQIKEETGCDRLTAITQAAPQRLRPILMTTITTVLGLFPLALGLGEGSEFLRPLGIVVFSGLSFATLLTLFIIPCFYLLLHEIPTPTFRAKNLRPKRQQDVTTIDKPSL; this is translated from the coding sequence ATGACAGACCAGGGAATTAGTATTAGCAGACTGGCTATTCGCCGTCACATTGGCACCCTTGTCCTCAGTCTAGCGGTAGTAGTGTTGGGGCTATTTGCTGTCACGAGATTACAAGTCGATCTCCTACCTGGGATTACCTATCCCCGTATTGCTGTGCAGTTGAACATCCCTGGCATTGCCCCTGAAGTAGCTGTAGACGAAGTGACCAAACCCCTAGAAGCCTCCCTAGCTGCCACAGAAGGCGTAACCCAGATATTTTCTCGCACCCAAGAAGGGCGAGTAAGGGTAGATTTATTCTTTGCCCCTGGTAGCAATTTAGACCAAGCCCTGAATGATGTCACAGCTACCTACAATCGGGGGCGCAGCCGTCTGCCTGACAATATCGAAGATGCGCGGATTTTCAAGTTTGACCCCTCCCAATTACCCGTCTATGAATTTGCCCTGACTTCTCCTAGTCTTTCCCCCTTGACTTTGCGAATTTTTGCCGAAGAAGAACTGGCAAGGGAACTGAGTGTAGTCCCTGGTGTAGCAGCGGTAGATGTCGTCGGTGGGCAGACAGAGGAAGTGACTGTCAAACTGGATTTTGCCCGTCTACAGGCTCAAGGTCTGACGGTGGCAGATGTTTTAACAGCCCTACAGAAACGAAATCAAGACATCTCTGGGGGTAGATTGGCAGGCAAAATATTTGAGCCTTTGACAAGAACGATCGGTCGTTTTGCCTCAGTGCAGGAGATAGAAGAACTCTCTTTGACTGTCAATGGCAAACAGGTTTATCTGCGAGATTTTGCTACCGTCACCGATGGCAGTGCTGAACAGCGCCTATTTGTCACCCTCAATGGCGAACCAGCGGTCAAAGTGACAGTCCAGAAACAACCTGATGCTAACACGATCGTTGTAGTTGACGGTGTTAAACAGAAGCTAGAGCAGTTAAAACAACAGGGGCTGATTCCCCCTGATGCGGTTTTGACAGTGACATTAGATGACTCCCGTTTCATCCGCAGTGCGATTAAATCCGTGGTACAGGCAGGGGTGACGGGGGCAATTTTAGCAGCGCTCGCTGTGTTGTTATTTTTAGGTTCCCTGCGCCAGACTTTGATCATTCTGATTTCCATTCCCCTGTCCATTCTCGCCGCTGTGATTGTCATGGCGTTATGTAACTTTTCCCTCAATCTTTTTAGTCTGGGGGGCTTGGCTTTGGGGGTGGGAATTGTCGTGGACAACTCGATCGTGATGTTAGAGAGCATTGCGGTTGGTACGGGCATGGCGGTAGGGCAGAGTGCCAGTAGTTTGGGCTGGAAAGACACGATCGAGCGGGCGATTATCAGTAGTCAAAAAGTGGAATCGGCTTTAGTTGCTTCTACGGCTACGAATATAGTCGCTGTTTTACCATTTTTGTTGATCGGCGGTTTTATTTCTCTGTTGTTCAATGAATTGGTGTTAACGATCGTGTTTGCCGTTGCTGCCTCCATTGTAGTAGCAGTGACCGTTGTACCCGCTTTAGCCTCTCGGCTATTAGCAGTGAGAGCCAGCAGTGGCATAGGCAGATGGTGGTTATTCAGGCAGTTTCACGATTGGTTTACGGCAGCAACCGATGGCTATGGTTGGCTACTCAAACATTTACTGCGATGGCGATTATTAGTCCTTAGTTTGACATTTATAATTTGCGGTGTGAGTTCCTGGTGGATGGCAAGACAGGTACCCCAAGAGATTCTCCCCCCCATCAACACAGGCTTAGTTAATATCATCGCCCAATTCCCTGCTGGTACAACCCTAAACACCAATCAACAAGTAATGACAATGGTAGAAGATATTCTGCGGCAAGAACCAGAGACTCAATACATTTTTGCCACCATAGGGGGGGTAGTATTTGGCAATAATGCCACGGCTAATCCTCTACGCAGTTCTACTACAATCACCCTTAAACCTGGCAGTGATGTTTTCAGGTATGTAGAGAAAGTCAAACAAAAACTCAACAAATTAAATCTGGCTGGTATTCGCCTGCGGGTCAACCCAGGGAGAGTGCGAGGGATTATTCTCAATAACTCCCCCACCCCAGGTACAGAAATAGATGTCCTATTGCAGGGCAATGATTTGCTTACCCTGGAGCGGACAGGCAGACAAATACTGAGAACACTAGAAGAGAAAGTCACAGGGGCAAACTTTAGACCAGAAACGGATGCCAGACAACCAGAAATTCAAATCAATCCCAACTGGGAAAGGCTAGAAAGGCTAGGGCTGACAGTAGCTGACCTGGGACAAACTATCACAACCGCAATTATCGGCAGTGTACCAACCCAGCTGCAAAGAGGGAATCGCTTAGTCGATGTCAGAGTCAGACTCGATCGGGCTGAGATCAGCGAACCATCGCAATTAGAACAACTCCCTTTGTTTACCAGAGAGGGGCAGACAGTGCGCTTATGCGATGTTGCCCAGATCAAGAGTGGCACAGCGCCTGGGGAAATTCTGCGGGTCAATCAAAAGAATGTATTTGTCATCAGTGGCAATCTCAATCGGGGAGCCAGTCTCAGTCAAGCCATCCAAGAGGTGGAACAAACGCTCAAAGAAACGGAATTACCTCCTGGTATTACCATCCTGCCTAGCAGCGCGGCAGAAGCAAATCGCCAACTGCAACAATCTCTACAGGTGCTTGGTCTGCTGGCGACCTTTCTCGTCTTTGTGGTGATGGCAGTGCAATACAACTCCCTCATCGATCCCCTAGTCATCATGTTCACAGTCCCCCTGGCTTTGGCGGGCGGTATCCTTGGTCTGTTTGTCACAAAAACAGCGATCGGTGCTACAGTGGTGGTGGGAGCAGTGTTACTGGTGGGGATTGTGGTCAACAACGCCATTATCATGGTGGAACTGGCAAATCAGATCAAAGAAGAGACAGGCTGCGATCGGTTGACAGCTATTACCCAGGCAGCACCGCAGAGATTGAGACCGATTTTGATGACTACGATTACCACAGTCCTGGGACTGTTTCCTCTGGCATTGGGGTTGGGAGAAGGGAGCGAGTTTCTACGCCCCTTGGGAATTGTTGTTTTCTCTGGTCTTTCTTTTGCTACTCTCTTGACTTTGTTTATTATTCCCTGTTTTTATCTGCTCCTACACGAAATACCCACACCAACCTTCAGAGCCAAGAACCTCAGACCCAAGCGGCAGCAGGATGTCACTACGATCGACAAACCATCACTGTAA
- a CDS encoding HNH endonuclease: MAKVLVLNASYEPLNITTWQRAVVLLIKGKAEQVEHNGKMLYPDFPLPTVIRLLHYINLPYKDIPLTRRNILHRDGHTCQYCGYTGEDLTLDHVLPRSRGGEDSWENVVTACVRCNVKKGNRTPQEAGMQLRKAPRRPHSSLYFEVTKYLRGGSNQEWKKYIIGS, from the coding sequence ATGGCAAAAGTCCTAGTCCTAAACGCTTCCTACGAACCCCTTAACATAACTACCTGGCAAAGAGCAGTGGTACTCCTGATTAAGGGGAAAGCAGAACAAGTAGAACATAACGGCAAAATGCTCTATCCCGACTTTCCCCTACCCACTGTCATACGCCTACTGCATTACATCAACCTTCCCTACAAAGACATCCCCCTAACCAGGCGTAATATATTACACCGCGACGGTCACACTTGTCAATACTGTGGTTATACAGGGGAAGACCTCACCTTGGATCATGTCCTGCCCCGATCCCGTGGGGGAGAGGATTCCTGGGAAAATGTGGTCACTGCCTGTGTGCGTTGTAATGTCAAGAAGGGCAACCGTACTCCCCAGGAAGCGGGAATGCAGCTGCGCAAGGCCCCCCGTCGTCCCCACAGCAGTCTTTATTTTGAAGTGACTAAGTATCTGCGCGGTGGCAGCAATCAGGAGTGGAAAAAATACATCATCGGCAGCTAG
- a CDS encoding retroviral-like aspartic protease family protein yields the protein MALSRFVLPLLLWGSSALALLAQDAECFIQDAKGRKIDLSNICGKTPPPSPRFVSVPIKDRRGNTPVIAVTFNGKQTFDMILDTGATGTVITQEMANLLNVRPFTAVKAQVADGSTVVFPIGFVQSISVSGATVNNVPVAIAPQMQLGLLGNDFLSSYDVKIKRDTIELYQRP from the coding sequence ATGGCACTTTCTCGTTTTGTCCTCCCTTTGCTGTTGTGGGGGAGCAGCGCCTTAGCTCTACTAGCACAGGATGCTGAGTGCTTCATCCAGGATGCCAAGGGGCGTAAAATCGACCTCAGCAATATCTGTGGCAAGACACCACCTCCCTCTCCCCGCTTTGTCAGCGTACCCATCAAAGACCGCCGCGGCAATACCCCTGTCATTGCTGTAACTTTTAACGGTAAGCAAACCTTTGATATGATCCTCGACACAGGGGCAACGGGTACAGTCATCACGCAAGAAATGGCTAATCTCCTCAATGTCCGTCCCTTTACCGCTGTCAAAGCCCAGGTAGCAGATGGGTCAACAGTGGTCTTTCCTATTGGCTTCGTCCAGTCCATCAGTGTCAGTGGTGCTACTGTCAACAACGTCCCCGTCGCTATTGCTCCCCAAATGCAACTAGGGCTATTGGGTAACGACTTCCTCAGCAGTTACGATGTCAAAATTAAGCGCGACACGATCGAGCTCTACCAGCGCCCCTAG
- the ubiE gene encoding bifunctional demethylmenaquinone methyltransferase/2-methoxy-6-polyprenyl-1,4-benzoquinol methylase UbiE, which produces MSPVADLFNKIAPVYDNLNDALSLGLHRVWKKMVLGWAAPKPGELWLDLCCGSGDMAILLARSGATVIGVDFAPCQLAIAQRKGRNLPNLSWEEGDVLHLRFPDRSVDGVTMTYGLRNLADVRQGLQEIYRVLNTPGRAVILDFHRPYNPVLAGFQRWYLRTIVVPTARQFHLESEYAYLEPSLQKFPQGREQIQLAQQVGFRDIKHYPIVGGMMGILYLNKT; this is translated from the coding sequence ATGAGTCCAGTTGCTGATTTATTCAATAAAATTGCCCCTGTTTATGATAACCTCAACGATGCCCTGAGCCTAGGCTTACACCGCGTTTGGAAAAAGATGGTACTGGGCTGGGCGGCACCAAAACCAGGGGAATTGTGGTTAGATTTATGCTGCGGGAGTGGCGATATGGCAATCCTATTAGCCCGATCGGGGGCAACTGTAATTGGGGTAGATTTTGCCCCTTGCCAGCTAGCAATTGCCCAACGGAAAGGGAGAAATTTGCCCAATTTAAGTTGGGAAGAGGGAGATGTTTTACATTTGCGCTTTCCTGATAGGAGCGTTGATGGTGTGACTATGACCTACGGGTTGAGAAATTTAGCTGATGTCAGGCAAGGTTTACAGGAAATTTATCGCGTCTTAAACACCCCAGGTAGGGCAGTAATTTTAGATTTCCACCGTCCCTATAACCCAGTCCTAGCAGGATTCCAGAGGTGGTACCTAAGAACAATCGTTGTCCCTACTGCCCGCCAATTTCACCTAGAAAGTGAATATGCCTACCTAGAACCCAGTCTGCAAAAGTTCCCCCAGGGAAGGGAACAAATCCAGCTAGCTCAGCAGGTCGGCTTTCGTGACATCAAGCACTACCCCATTGTGGGGGGGATGATGGGCATTTTATATCTCAACAAAACCTAG
- a CDS encoding CHASE2 domain-containing protein, with product MGTITTICVNFVKGQRSNLLNSKWQILTFLVWLLVGLGLNKVFPLLELQIQALFFRWRPPQLPPPEIVIIAIDELSLAQTEKFPWQRSVYAFAIDRLMQAGAQVVALDLLFVSPSIYGAKDDQRFFTTLQRYQGRLVLASSFDIHTVLKDSDS from the coding sequence ATGGGCACAATCACGACTATTTGTGTCAACTTTGTCAAAGGGCAGCGCAGCAATTTGCTCAACTCTAAATGGCAGATTCTCACTTTTCTAGTATGGCTATTGGTAGGACTAGGGTTAAATAAAGTTTTCCCCCTGTTAGAACTACAAATCCAAGCCCTATTTTTCCGTTGGCGACCGCCACAGTTGCCCCCCCCAGAAATAGTCATCATTGCCATCGATGAATTGAGTCTAGCTCAAACAGAAAAATTCCCCTGGCAGCGGAGTGTTTATGCCTTTGCCATCGATCGGTTGATGCAAGCAGGAGCGCAAGTAGTAGCCCTAGATTTACTGTTTGTCAGTCCCAGCATTTACGGAGCAAAAGATGACCAGAGATTTTTTACCACACTACAGCGCTATCAAGGCCGTTTAGTATTAGCCAGTAGTTTTGACATCCACACTGTCCTAAAGGACAGTGATTCCTAA
- a CDS encoding DUF3038 domain-containing protein, protein MADTKAYLDLILLALEAFTGMSSEEMLEGAKFLQVHTIITDRIALWRLRQASPLRRSKGGRKKLDIEEALALVRVSAYLASKYHQELRQAVEKLSFCQHQRLSPHREPVLGDYLDRFYHLYNERLADKSAAPQVEKLALKLLVDLFFCSAKAGAKHLWLMLLEL, encoded by the coding sequence ATGGCAGACACTAAAGCCTACCTTGACCTGATTCTGCTGGCACTGGAAGCCTTTACGGGCATGAGTTCAGAAGAAATGCTAGAGGGGGCAAAGTTTTTGCAAGTGCATACGATTATTACCGATCGGATTGCCCTGTGGCGATTACGGCAGGCTAGTCCGCTACGCCGCAGCAAGGGGGGAAGAAAGAAGCTGGATATTGAAGAAGCACTGGCTTTAGTGCGGGTGAGTGCCTATCTCGCTAGTAAGTATCACCAGGAATTGCGCCAGGCAGTGGAAAAATTGAGTTTCTGTCAACACCAGCGCCTGTCTCCCCACCGTGAACCTGTTTTGGGGGATTATCTCGATCGCTTCTACCATTTGTATAACGAGCGGTTAGCGGACAAAAGTGCTGCTCCCCAAGTGGAAAAATTGGCTCTCAAACTGCTAGTGGATTTGTTTTTTTGCAGTGCCAAGGCAGGGGCAAAGCATCTATGGCTTATGCTCCTAGAACTGTAG
- a CDS encoding transposase encodes MAHRAYTYRFYPTPEQEVLLRKTIGCARLVYNRALAVRKEAWEHRQEQVGYGATSALLTEWKRQEDLQFLNEVSCVPLQQSLRHLQSAFTNFFAGRAKYPVFKKKQHGGSAEYTKSAFRWKNGQLFLAKCNEPLPIVWSRELPQGSEPSTVIITLTPSGRWMVSILVEEEIAPLPPTENKVGIDLGLDSLVTLSNGVKVKPPKRLKAKLRQLRRAQRALSRKQKGSKNRAKARMRVAKIHAQIADARKDFLHKLTTQLVKENQLIAVEDLAVRNMIQNHKLACSISDAGWGELVRQLQYKCEWYGRQLVKIDRWFPSSKQCSNCGHIAETMPLHIREWECPMCHAHHDRDVNAARNILAAGLAVAVCGATVRPARAGAMKQKSKS; translated from the coding sequence ATGGCACATAGAGCTTACACATACCGCTTTTACCCGACACCAGAGCAGGAGGTGCTCTTACGAAAAACGATCGGCTGTGCAAGGCTGGTTTACAACCGTGCTTTAGCAGTTAGGAAAGAAGCATGGGAACACAGACAAGAGCAGGTAGGGTATGGAGCAACATCTGCCTTACTCACTGAGTGGAAAAGGCAAGAAGACTTGCAGTTTCTCAATGAAGTTAGCTGTGTGCCTTTGCAACAATCTCTCAGACATCTGCAATCTGCGTTTACCAACTTCTTTGCTGGGCGGGCAAAGTATCCAGTGTTCAAGAAGAAACAGCATGGCGGTAGTGCTGAGTACACAAAGTCTGCATTTAGGTGGAAAAATGGACAGCTATTTCTTGCCAAGTGCAATGAACCACTGCCGATTGTGTGGAGTAGAGAGTTACCACAGGGCAGTGAACCTTCTACCGTCATTATCACTCTCACTCCATCTGGTAGGTGGATGGTCTCTATCTTGGTGGAGGAAGAAATTGCACCATTGCCCCCAACAGAAAACAAGGTTGGTATTGACTTAGGACTGGATAGTCTAGTCACCCTGAGCAATGGTGTGAAGGTGAAGCCACCTAAGCGATTGAAGGCAAAGTTGCGTCAACTGCGTAGGGCGCAGAGAGCACTTAGTCGGAAGCAGAAGGGGTCAAAGAATCGGGCAAAGGCAAGAATGCGGGTAGCCAAAATACATGCCCAAATTGCCGATGCACGCAAGGATTTTCTGCACAAGCTAACCACTCAACTGGTGAAGGAAAACCAACTGATAGCGGTTGAGGACTTAGCGGTGCGGAACATGATTCAAAACCACAAGTTAGCATGCAGTATTAGCGATGCTGGCTGGGGGGAGCTAGTTAGACAGTTGCAGTACAAGTGCGAGTGGTATGGGAGACAGTTGGTCAAGATAGACCGCTGGTTTCCCAGTAGCAAGCAGTGCAGCAACTGTGGGCATATTGCAGAGACAATGCCCCTTCACATCAGGGAGTGGGAATGTCCCATGTGCCATGCACACCATGACAGAGATGTGAATGCGGCTAGAAACATTTTGGCGGCGGGACTCGCCGTGGCAGTCTGTGGAGCAACCGTAAGACCCGCAAGGGCTGGTGCGATGAAGCAGAAATCTAAGTCGTGA